Proteins from a single region of Engystomops pustulosus chromosome 5, aEngPut4.maternal, whole genome shotgun sequence:
- the LOC140132586 gene encoding RNA-binding protein 12B-like: MGLTVRLRGLPPAANDFDICSFFCGMKIAQYGVDLVGGARGEAFVTFEHRHNTLMALTKSGERLMGSPIHISAVKGSPNIPGYVRISFRPLNVTESHVKSYFKEFFVESVIFLKRKKVNSGVALIKFRKMVHALRVLSMFPVTDVKTFGKLYKNHKTFTVLTARKSQEWEWVSCRDEMSPCSKKVESCPKNRAIKRAKVRTNQDVFREFYAHLMNVSVRAEKSHVRKFFHNLVDDSRITFLYNKDGNRQQECFVRFLSEDDYIQALKLDKGVFKGRCVRVLPVSKEGIRSIQSKGEVVFGNPILLPELDVAYLYLRNFAAWVNKRDVLDFFEGFSLTERDVCLLYDDRGDSLGEALVKFSTKEEASMAEKLNHKRFQDTEILVRCISKKQLKVFGVDWSLDYPAAERGVSTNME; the protein is encoded by the coding sequence ATGGGGCTGACGGTGCGATTACGAGGTCTTCCACCTGCAGCGAACGACTTTGACATTTGCAGTTTCTTTTGTGGAATGAAGATTGCGCAATACGGCGTTGATCTAGTTGGCGGGGCGCGTGGAGAGGCGTTTGTTACGTTTGAGCACAGACATAATACCTTGATGGCTCTCACAAAGTCAGGAGAGCGCCTGAtgggttctcctatacacatttcAGCTGTAAAAGGGTCTCCGAATATTCCCGGCTACGTACGGATCTCGTTTAGACCCTTAAACGTGACAGAATCTCAtgtaaaaagttattttaaagaattttttgtaGAAAGTGTTATTTTCTTAAAAAGAAAGAAAGTTAATAGCGGCGTGGCTCTTATTAAATTTAGAAAAATGGTCCACGCCCTAAGGGTCCTCTCCATGTTTCCGGTGACAGACGTTAAAACGTTTGGTAAATTGTATAAAAATCATAAAACCTTCACTGTATTAACCGCAAGGAAGTCCCAGGAATGGGAATGGGTCTCGTGTAGAGATGAAATGTCGCCTTGTTCTAAGAAAGTGGAGTCTTGTCCTAAGAATCGAGCAATCAAACGAGCTAAAGTGAGAACGAACCAAGACGTCTTCCGGGAGTTTTACGCACATCTTATGAATGTAAGTGTCCGAGCTGAAAAATCACACGTGAGAAAGTTTTTTCACAACCTCGTCGACGACTCCCGGATAACATTCCTGTATAATAAAGACGGAAATAGACAGCAGGAATGTTTTGTCAGGTTCCTATCAGAAGACGACTACATCCAAGCTCTCAAGTTGGACAAAGGCGTCTTCAAGGGGCGTTGCGTCCGAGTGCTGCCGGTCTCGAAAGAAGGGATCAGATCAATACAAAGCAAAGGAGAAGTCGTCTTTGGAAATCCTATTTTGTTGCCGGAATTGGACGTGGCCTacttatatttaagaaactttgcAGCTTGGGTGAATAAACGGGACGTTCTTGACTTTTTCGAAGGATTTTCCTTGACGGAAAGAGACGTGTGTCTGTTGTATGACGATCGTGGGGACAGTCTTGGCGAAGCGCTCGTCAAATTCTCGACTAAAGAGGAAGCCTCGATGGCTGAGAAACTAAACCATAAGAGGTTCCAGGATACGGAGATCTTGGTGAGGTGCATCTCCAAGAAGCAGCTTAAAGTATTTGGTGTTGACTGGTCCCTGGACTATCCTGCAGCTGAGCGAGGCGTCTCTACCAACATGGAGTAG
- the CIBAR1 gene encoding CBY1-interacting BAR domain-containing protein 1, whose amino-acid sequence MSQTPEARARDNQTRQIQETVSNVEKHFGELCQIYAGYVRKTARLRDKADLLVREVNAYADTETPNLKHGLKGFADELAKLQDYRQAEVERLEAKVVEPLKSYGAIVKLKREDLKVTLNARNRESKQMAQLEKTRQRNPSDRQIISQAETELQRATMDAARISRQLEETIDNFEKQKIKDIKKIFSDFVTIEMLFHGKALEVLTAAFQHIEDIDEEEDLEVFRSSLHPPDFQSRLDIVRANSRTGTSKRMSASLSQTTGSRHKKKAEEVDDLVDDEDDESSEDYN is encoded by the exons ATGAGCCAGACCCCAGAGGCCAGGGCGAG AGATAATCAGACCAGACAGATCCAAGAGACGGTCAGTAACGTGGAGAAGCACTTTGGAGAATTGTGCCAAATCTACGCCGGATACGTTCGCAAGACTGCCCGGCTCCGGGATAAAGCCGATCTACTGGTGAGAGAAGTCAATGCCTACGCCGACACCGAAACCCCAAACCTAAAACACGGGCTCAAGGGATTTGCTGATGAACTCGCCAAACTTCAGGATTATCGACAAGCGgag GTGGAAAGACTGGAAGCCAAAGTAGTTGAACCTCTGAAAAGCTATGGAGCTATAGTCAAGCTTAAAAGG GAGGATCTTAAAGTGACCTTAAATGCAAGGAACAGGGAATCTAAGCAGATGGCACAGCTGGAGAAGACCCGACAGAGAAACCCATCAGATCGGCAAATCATT TCACAG GCTGAGACAGAATTACAGAGAGCTACAATGGATGCGGCCCGAATAAGTCGGCAGCTGGAGGAAACCATCGACAATTTTGAAAAACAGAAGATAAAAGATATCAAG aaaatttttagtGACTTTGTAACAATTGAGATGTTGTTCCATGGGAAGGCTCTAGAAGTGCTGACCGCTGCCTTCCAGCACATCGAGGacatagatgaggaggaagatctaGAG GTATTCAGAAGTTCCCTTCATCCGCCAGATTTTCAGTCCCGCTTAGATATAGTACGTGCCAATTCAAGGACTGGAACATCAAAGAGGATGTCCGCATCTTTATCA CAGACTACCGGGAGCCGCCACAAAAAAAAGGCGGAAGAAGTAGATGACCTCgttgatgatgaggatgatgaatcGTCGGAGGACTACAACTGA